The genomic region GCCACAATCCACCCGATGGCCGTCGTCGAAGATGGCGCTGTGCTGGGCGAAGGCGTCTCTATTGGGCCTTTCTGCTTCGTCGGTCACAAGGTCGTGCTGGGTGACAATGTCCAGCTTCTAAACAATGCTGTCGTCACCGGCCGCACGACCCTCGGCAAAGGCTGCAAAATCTTCCCCATGGCGGTCGTCGGCGGTGATCCGCAGAGCGTCCATCACGGCGGCGAGGACACCAGCCTGACGGTTGGCGAAAACTGCACGATCCGCGAAGGCGTAACGATGAACGCCGGAACCGCCGAGTTTGGCGGAGAGACGATCGTCGGCAACAACAATCTGTTTCTCGCCAATTCGCACGTCGCTCACGATTGCAGGGTGGGCAACGACGTGATCATGTCTAACAACGTCATGCTGGCCGGGCATGTGGTCATCGGCGACCGCGCCATCCTTGGCGGAGGCTGCGCCGTGCACCAGTTCACCCGCATCGGACGCCAGGCGTTCATCGGCGGTCTCTCCGCGGTCAATTACGATGTCATTCCCTACGGCATGTTGAACGGCAACCCGGGGATATTGGGCGGCCTTAACGTTGTCGGCATGACCCGTGCGGGTATCGAGCGGCCCATTATCCATATGGTCCGTCGCGCCTTCAAGGCGGTGTTCGAGGGCGAGGGTTCGATCCGCGAAAATGCGGCTGCAATCCGCACCGAGTTTGCCGATTGCGCCGAAGTGATGGAAATCCTCGACTTTATCGCCGCTGACAGCGACCGCGCCCTTTCGTCGCCGCATCGCGGCAACAAGAACTGACGTGAACGATAGCGGGAACGACGGCAAGGGCCGCCTGGCGATCATCGCCGGCAGCGGCTTTCTGCCAGCTTACCTGGCCGAAGCAGCCCGACAGGCAGGCGAAAACCCTGTAATCGTCGTATTGAAGGACGAGGTTCTCCGCGACTGGAGCGGCTACGACCACGCGCTGCTCGGCGTCGGCGATTTCAAGGGCTTCGAGGCGCTGTTCGATCGCTACGATGTGCGCCGTATCGTGATGTCGGGAAGCGTGGCTCGGCGCCCGGAATGGCGCGAGATCCGGCCAACCTGGCAGTCGATGGTGAAAATGCCGGGCGTCGTCAAGACGCTTCTGTCCGGCGGCGACGATACCGTGCTGAAGATGGTGATCGGCCTGCTCGAGGTCAAAGGCCGCAAGGTCATCGGCGCGCACGACATCGCACCGGATCTGCTGGCAACAACCGGCACGCTTGGCAGCCATGTGCCGTCCGAGGATGACATGCGGGACATAAGACAGGCAGCCAGGGCCGCCGATGCGCTCGGCATGCTGGATGTCGGACAGGGCGCCGTCAGCGTCGGCGGACGCATCGTCGCGCTCGAGGGCGTCGAGGGCACGGACCAGATGATCGAGCGCGTCGCAGGCCTGCGAGCAGCGGGGCGCATATCGCACCGCCGCCGGGGCGTGCTGGTGAAGCTCTGCAAGCCGCAGCAGGACCTGCGTGCCGATCTGCCCTCCATAGGCGTATCGACCATCCTCAACGCCAAGGCTGCTGGCCTTGGTGGCGTCGCTGTCGAGGCCGGGCGTGCGCTTATACTGGAGCGCAAGGCAACCATCGATGCAGCCAACGAAGCCGGCCTGTTTTTGTACGGCATCGACCGCGGCCTGCCTGCCGGAGGCCTCCAGTGAATACATCGCCCCTCAAGGTCGCCATCATTGCCGGTGAAGTCTCCGGCGATCTGCTGGGCGCCGATCTCGTTGCCGCCCTGCGCCTGCAGACGACGCGACCGCTCGAACTCGTCGGCGTCGGTGGCGACGGACTGGAGGCGCAAGGGTTGAAGTCGCTTTACGATTTCTCCGAACTGTCGCTGATGGGGTTCACCCAGGTGATCGCCAAGTTGCCCCGCCTGATTGCCCTTATCGGCGAAACGGCAAAGGCCATCATCACTTCACGGCCCGATGTCCTGATCATCGTCGACAGTCCCGATTTTACCCACCGGGTCGCCAAGCGGGTTCGCAAGGCGCTGCCCGGCTTGCTGATCGTTAATTATGTATGCCCGAGCGTCTGGGCCTGGAAAGAATATCGCGCCACAGCGATGCTTGGCTACGTCGATCACGTGCTGGCCGTCCTGCCGTTCGAGCCGGAAGTCATGAAACGTCTTGGCGGGCCACCGACGACCTATGTCGGTCACCGGCTGGTGACGGATGCCGGTCTAGTCGATGCGCGCCGGCAGCGGGCAGCTCGTCCACCCCTCGATGCGAACGACACGCGGACCATAGTATTATTACCCGGCTCACGGTCGTCCGAAATAAATCACCTGATGCCGTTCTTTCGTCGAACTGTCGATGAACTTAGCCGGCGTAATAAATCCATGCGATTCGTAATGCCGACGGTTGCCCGGCGCGAAGATCTGGTTCGCACGCTGGTTGCCGAATGGGAGATCAAGCCCGAAATAGTCGTCGGGACTGCTGCGAAGTGGCAGGCCTTCGCGATATCGGATGCGGCGATGGCGGCGTCGGGGACGGTGATTCTGGAACTCGGTTTGACGGGCGTGCCGGTCATTTCGACCTACAGCACGGATTTCATCGTCAAGCTGCTGCACAAGCGGATAAAGACCTGGACCGCTGCGCTGCCCAATCTGATTGCCGATTATGTCATCGTGCCGGAGCAGATCAACGAGATGCTTCTGCCTGGCCTGCTGTCCCGCTGGCTGGAGCGCTTGTCGAGCGCCACCCAGCAGCGCCGTGCGATGATCGAGGGTTTCGACCTCGTCTGGCAGCGAATGCAGACCGAGATACCGCCCGGCGAAAAAGCAGCTTCCATCGTGCTTGAACTTCTGGACAACAAAAAACCCGCCCATTCCTGAGCGGGTTTTTTTATGAAGTCGAAGGCGCTTTAGCGGCCGTCGACCGATGTGTAGTCGCGCTTTGGTTCGCCGGTGTAGAGCTGACGAGGACGGCCGATGCGCTGCTGCGGATCTTCGATCATCTCGTTCCACTGGGCGATCCAGCCGACGGTACGCGCGAGTGCGAACAGGACGGTGAACATTTCCGTCGGGAAACCGAGTGCCCGCAGGGTAATGCCCGAATAGAAATCGACGTTCGGATACAGCTTCTTTTCGATAAAGTAGGGGTCGTTCAGAGCGATCTTTTCAAGCTCCAGGGCAACCTGCATCAGCGGATCGCCGGCATTGCCGGTGGCTTCCAGCACTTCATACATCGTCTTCTGCATGATCTTGGCGCGCGGATCGTAGTTCTTGTAGACGCGGTGGCCAAAGCCCATCAGGCGGAAAGGATCGTTCTTGTCCTTGGCGCGGGCGATGTACTCAGGGATACGATCGACGGTGCCGATTTCCTGCAGCATCATCAGTGCAGCTTCGTTGGCGCCGCCATGGGCAGGGCCCCAGAGGCAGGCGATGCCGGCCGCGATACAGGCAAACGGGTTTGCGCCCGAAGAGCCGGCAAGGCGGACCGTCGATGTCGAGGCATTCTGCTCGTGGTCGGCGTGCAGGATGAAGATACGGTCCATGGCGCGGGCGAGAACCGGATTGACTTCGAACTCTTCGCAAGGAACCGCAAAACACATGCGCAGAAAATTCGACGCATAGTCGAGATCGTTCTTCGGATACACGAAAGGCTGGCCGATATGATACTTGTATGCCATCGCGGCAAGCGTCGGCATCTTTGCGATCATCCGAAGGCTCGCCACCATGCGCTGGTGCGGATCCGTGATGTCAGTCGAATCGTGATAGAAGGCCGACAGCGCGCCAACGCAACCGCACATCACAGCCATGGGATGTGCATCGCGACGGAAGCCGGTAAAGAAACGCGTCATCTGTTCATGCACCATAGTGTGGTGAACGACGCGGTCGTCGAAATCCTTCTTCTGCGCAGCTGTCGGCAGTTCGCCGTAGAGAAGCAGGTAGCAGACTTCCAGGAAGTCACCCTTTTCGGCCAGTTGCTCGATAGGGTAGCCGCGATGCAGCAGAACGCCTTCGTCACCGTCGATATAGGTGATCTTGGATTCGCACGATGCGGTAGAGGTGAAGCCCGGGTCGTAGGTGAAGGAAGCGGTATTTTTGTAGAGTGCGCCAATGTCGAGGACGCTCGGGCCGATGGTACCGACCTTCACCGGCAGATCGACAGTCTTATCACCCCAGGTCAGTTTCGCGCTTTGTTCCGTCATGAGAGCCTCCAAGATTTGGCGGGTTGGTGCCTTAAAAAAGCACCAAAGGGTTAAGCGTCTAAAGATTAGCTATATGATCAAGAGGCTAATGCCAAGTTACCCTGACCGGTATTTGTGCATCGCGGTATCAACTTTTGGGCAGCGCCTCCGCCGTGACTGCCATGCCTTTGAAGCACGATCTGCGGCATTCCAGAAGCGACCTTCCCACGACAGCCATTTCAATCGATTTTAGTTGAACTATTCGATCAAAGGTTGCAAAAATACCGGGAGCTTGACGATTGCGGGCGGGGCTGACGGGCGAATGGCAGAGTTGGACGCGCGAGAGAGGCAAGGTCACCGCCAGGCATTTCTTGGCCTCGCCGAGCGTTCGCGCGCCACGGTCAACGCCGTTGCCAAGCTTGCGCGAATGCCTGCCCGCACTCAACACGCCGTGCCGTTGCCAAAGCGCGCTGCCCTTGCGTTCGAGAGGTGGCGAATCGTCACCGCCGGCATGCTTGCAGAAGAAGCAGCCCACGGTCGCGCAACGCTGTTTGCCCCCATCTACATCGGCTGCGGCGCCATAGTCTGGTTCGAGCTTCCGGGCAATCCGCCAGTGACGGGCATTGCGGCGAGCTTCCTCGTGCTTGCCGCCGTCTGCGTCCTGAAACACAATTTAAGCCCGGCGCTCCGGCACCTGTCTTTCGCTGTGGCGCTGGGCCTGCTCGGCATGCTTCTCGCCGAATGCGAGACGTGGCGGGCCTCGACGATCATGCTGGACACCCCGGTGACCACCACCATTACCGGCCAAGTTCAGCGCCGTGAAGTGGACGCCAAGGGGCGGTGGCGCTACGTGCTCGATCTGCTGGCGACAGACGCTCCAGTCGTTCGCCGGCCACCGGAGCAGATATCGGTGCTCGTGCGCGGCCAGGATGTGCCGTTCGAACTCGGAGATGTCGTGGAAGGCAGGGCGCGGTTGAGCCCGCCAGCTGGTCCTGCGCTGCCCGGCCTCCACGATTTTGCCTTCACTGCCTATTTCGAAGGCACCGGCGCCAACGGTTTTTTCTACGGCACGCCGCAACTGATAATGGCCAGCGCCGACGACACCAGCGAGCGAACCACGCTCCAAAAGATCGACCGCTGGCTGACCGGGCTGCGAGGCAGTATCGGCGACCGCATCCGCTCGATCCTGCCAGGCGACACCGGCGCCTTCGCAGCTTCGCTGGTCAACGACGAACGTCGGGCAATTTCGCCGGAAACCACGGATGCCCTAAGGGTTTCCGGTCTCGCCCATATCATCGCCATCTCGGGACTGAACATGGCCTTGTCCGCCGGCATCTTCTATGTCGGCCTCCGGCATGCGCTGAGCCTGTTTCCCGGGCTGGCGCAGGCTTTTCCGACCAAGAAAATTGCAGCTGTCGGTGCGCTGATCACGGTCACCGCCTATTATTTCATTTCCGGCTTCGGTGTATCGGCCGAGCGGGCCTTCATAATGATGGCAATCATGCTGGTCGCGGTGCTGTTCGACAGACCATCCTTCAGCCTGCGAAATGTGGCCCTGTCGGCCATCGCCATCCTGGTGCTCTCGCCGTCGCAGATCCTCGGCCCGAGTTTCCAGATGTCCTATGCGGCCACCATCGCACTTGTTTCAGGCTATTCGCTGTGGAAGCGGCGTCCGCCCCGGGAGCGGCGGTTTGCAGCTTTCCGGGCACCGATGCCGGTGCGGGCGGTCAGCCGCTTTTTCACAGGCATCGCCATGACGTCGTTTATCGGCGGCGCGTCGACGGCGATCTTTTCGATCGAGCATTTTCACAGACTGGCGACCTATGGCCTCGTTGCCAATCTTGCCGCCATGCCGGTGGTGTCATTCATTGTCATGCCGGTCGGCATGCTCGCCATGCTGATGATGCCCTTCGGCCTGGACGGCGTATTCTGGCTTATCACCGGCTGGGGACTCGATATCGTGATGGTCATCGCGAAGACGGTGGCGGCATGGGGCGGCAATGTCCCGTTCGCGCGCCTGCCTGCCGGGCTTTTCCAGACCATCATTGCCGGATTCCTGCTGATGACGGTGCTGCGAACGCCCATGCGCCATGCCGGCGCGCTGCTGATCGCAGCCTCTGTGACTTTTGCCGCCTTGCAGCCTTCTCCCCAGAGATCGGAATTGCTGATTTCAGAGGATGGCGAACTCGTAGCCCTGTTCCGGAAAGGTCGTCTCGAGCGCAACCGCGAACGCCCCCCGGATTTCATCTATCAGCAATGGCAGCGAGCCCTGCCGGTGTCCGAAGATACGCCGCCGCAAATGCTGCCGCCGGACAATTCGACCCCGCCCCACTCCGTTCGTGGCCAGCCCTTGAACCGTATGGATGCGGAGCACCAGGCAACGCTGCGACTGGCAATGGAGACGGCGCTGGACAGTGCCGTCGACGGCGGCTTTGCCTGCCATGGTCGCGATTGGTGCGTTGCCATGCTCGAAACGGGCGCAATGCTCGTGACTATATCCGATGCCGCCTATCTGGGTCCGGCCTGCGATACCGCCGATATCGTCATCACGCCGGTAAGGATTCGCCTCGATCGATGTCGGTCCGGTGCGGCCCTCTATACGGGTGCATCGCTGCGCAAAACAGGCTCCATCGAGGTCGACCTGAGCGCTCCTCAGCCCGAGGTCATCACTGCGTTCAGCGCCCTTGATCGTCCGTGGGAAAGGCATCGAGCCTACGACTGGCGAAAGCCGGCTTTCATCGGTACCGACGCCACGTCACCGGTCAGTGATACCGGCGGATGAGCCCGACAAGCCGCCCCTGGATCTTAACCCTGTCCGGGCCGAAGATGCGGGTCTCGTACGCCGGGTTGGCTGCCTCGAGCGCAATGGAGGCACCCTTGCGTCGAAAGCGCTTGAGCGTTGCCTCCTCGTCATCGACGAGGGCGACGATGATGTCGCCGGGGCTCGCCGTACTGGCATTGCGGATGATGACGGTATCGCCGTCGAAGATGCCGGCCTCGATCATCGAGTCGCCTCGCACTTCGAGCGCGTAATGCTCGCCGGCGCCGACCATGTCGGCGGGAACCATGATGTCGTGGGTATTGTTCTGGATTGCGGCGATGGGAACACCGGCGGCGATGCGGCCCATGACCGGCAGCGAGACTGAGCCGCTGCGGTCCTCGACTGCGGGCTTTGTCGGCGCTGCGGCAATAGCCGGCGTCTTGCCGAGGCTGCCTTCGATGACGCTGGGCGAAAAGCCGCGCCGTGGCTGTGCATTGGGGTTATAGGCCTCTGGAAGCTTGATGACCTCGATAGCGCGTGCCCGGTTCGGCAGGCGGCGGATGAAGCCGCGTTCCTCCAGCGCCGTGATCAGCCGATGGATGCCTGATTTGGACGCAAGGTCCAGCGCATCCTTCATTTCATCGAAAGAAGGCGGGACGCCGGACTCTTTCATTCGTTCGTGAATGAAGAGAAGCAGTTCCTGTTGCTTGCGCGTCAACATCGTTTTTCGTGCTCCAAGTGCGAAACAAAGCCAGAACGGACACTATATGTTCCATATGTGTTCCGCAAGTGACTAAATCTTTGTGAACGCCGTTGGAATAATCGCTTTTTTGGAAGATCATGTCGCGTTGCCGTCGCTGACGGTGTTGCAGGACGGAGTCAAACCATGACAGCAGCCTACCCGATCGACCATCTGGTTCTGCCGACCTGCGATATAGCCTCTGCGCGCCAGCGGCTGAGCAAGCTCGGCTTTACTGTCGCCGCCGATGCACGGCATCCCTTTGGTACTGAAAATGCTTGCGTTTTCTTCGCCGACAAGACCTATCTAGAGCCGCTCGGCATTGCCAGTCTCTCGGAGTGCGAGGCATCTGCGCTGGCCGGCAATGTCTTCGTTGCGCGCGACCAGGCCTTCCGGTTTCGCGTCGGTGACGATGGATTTTCCTCCGTTGCCTTTGCAACCGGCAATGCTGAAAGCGACCAGCAGCGCTTTCGAGACAGCGGGGTCTCGGCCGGGAAGATTCTCGAGTTCGAAAGACCGATGCGCATGCCGGACGGGTCCGAATCGATCGCCGGCTTTCGACTTGCCTTCGCTGCAGATTCGCGTGCCCCGGATTTCTTCGTTTTCACCTGCGAGCGCATCAATGCGATGCCGACGGATCGCAGCGCGCTGGAGAGGCATCCGAACGGCGTGCTCGGCATCTCGCGTCTCGTGCTGTCCTGCGCCAGTCCCAAGGCGTTTTCCGGGCTCATCAGCCAAGTTGGCAATGGTGCCGCAATCGTTCCGCATTCCTTTGGCATCACAGCATCGGCGGCCAATGTCGAAATCGACATCTTGAGCGGCGAGGGGATGGAGGCCTTCTATGAGGCGGCGCCATCTGGTGAGGATGCGGGCCTGCGGGGTCGGGCGATCGTCTTTGCCGTTCGCGATCTTTCCGTGACAGAAGCGCATTTGGCTGGTAACGGCGTGACCTACACGCGCAAGAGCAACACTATTCTGGTGAAGGCCGCTCCCGGGCAGGGGGCATTGTTCGCCTTCGAGGAGACAGCATGAGCCATTCGACAAATTCGGACGTGGTCGCCGGCGAAGGCCCCGGCAGGGTCACTTTCTCCAACAGCAAACGCCTCTCGCTGATTGCCGGCCCCTGCCAGATGGAGAGCCGCGATCATGCCTTCACGATAGCCGGCAAGCTCAAGGAGCTCTGCGCCTCGCTTGGCATCGGGCTCGTCTACAAGTCATCCTTCGACAAGGCAAACCGCACGTCGCTCTCAGCCCAGCGCGGCCTGGGGCTGGAAGCGGCTCTGGAGATATTTGGCGACCTGAAGAAGGAATACGGTTTCCCGGTGCTCACCGACATCCACACGGAAGAGCAGTGCGCCCTTGTCGCCAAGACCGTGGATGTGCTGCAGATCCCTGCCTTCCTGTCGCGCCAGACCGATCTTCTGGTTGCTGCCGCCAAGACCGGCCGCATCATCAACGTCAAGAAGGGTCAATTCCTCGCCCCCTGGGACATGAAGAACGTGCTGGCCAAGCTCAACGACAGCGGTAACCCGAACATCCTGCTCTGCGAACGCGGTGCCTCCTTCGGTTACAACACGCTGGTCTCCGACATGCGCTCGCTGCCGATCATGGCGGCGATGGGCGCTCCCGTGATCTTCGATGCTACCCACTCCGTTCAGCAGCCCGGCGGCCAGGGCGGATCGTCCGGCGGCCAGCGCGAATTCGTGGAAACCCTTGCCCGCGCGGCCGTTGCCGTCGGCGTCGCCGGCGTGTTTATCGAAACCCACGAGGATCCCGACCATGCGCCGTCCGATGGCCCGAACATGGTGCATCTGAAAGACATGCCGCAGCTGCTCGAAAAGCTGCTGGCATTCGATGCCATCGCCAAGGCCTAGCATCTGCGGGAGCGTTAACAGGCTGACATGATCTTGGTTTAGTCGGCTGTGACGTTCCCTCATTCGAAGCGCGTGATGGCATTGTAATTGTCACGCCTTCGATTTAGAGATTTCAATCGATTATAACCAGCGAGCAGGAACCAGCCATGACCGCAATCACCGACATTATCGCCCGCGAGATTCTCGACAGCCGCGGCAACCCGACTGTCGAAGTCGACGTATATCTTGAAGACGGCAGCATGGGTCGTGCCGCAGTCCCGTCGGGCGCCTCGACAGGTGCCCATGAGGCAGTCGAATTGCGCGATGGTGGCTCGCGTTACCATGGCAAGGGCGTCGAAAAGGCAGTTGAAGCCGTCGATACCGAAATCTTCGAAGCCATCGGCGGTCTCGATGCCGAAAACCAGATCCAGATCGACAACCTGATGATCGAGCTGGACGGGACGGCCAACAAGTCGCGCCTCGGTGCCAACGCTATCCTCGGCGTATCGCTCGCAGTCGCCAAGGCAGCCGCCCAGAGCGCTGACCTGCCGCTGTATCGCTATGTCGGCGGCGCCTATGCCAGCCTTCTGCCGGTTCCGATGATGAACATCATCAATGGCGGTGCCCATGCCGACAACCCGATCGACTTCCAGGAATTCATGATTCTTCCAGTCGGCGCCGAAACATTCTCCGATGCCGTCCGCATGGGCTCTGAAGTTTTCCACGTGCTGAAGAAAGAATTGTCTGCCCAGGGTCATAACAC from Rhizobium tumorigenes harbors:
- a CDS encoding VOC family protein, whose product is MTAAYPIDHLVLPTCDIASARQRLSKLGFTVAADARHPFGTENACVFFADKTYLEPLGIASLSECEASALAGNVFVARDQAFRFRVGDDGFSSVAFATGNAESDQQRFRDSGVSAGKILEFERPMRMPDGSESIAGFRLAFAADSRAPDFFVFTCERINAMPTDRSALERHPNGVLGISRLVLSCASPKAFSGLISQVGNGAAIVPHSFGITASAANVEIDILSGEGMEAFYEAAPSGEDAGLRGRAIVFAVRDLSVTEAHLAGNGVTYTRKSNTILVKAAPGQGALFAFEETA
- a CDS encoding LpxI family protein, which translates into the protein MNDSGNDGKGRLAIIAGSGFLPAYLAEAARQAGENPVIVVLKDEVLRDWSGYDHALLGVGDFKGFEALFDRYDVRRIVMSGSVARRPEWREIRPTWQSMVKMPGVVKTLLSGGDDTVLKMVIGLLEVKGRKVIGAHDIAPDLLATTGTLGSHVPSEDDMRDIRQAARAADALGMLDVGQGAVSVGGRIVALEGVEGTDQMIERVAGLRAAGRISHRRRGVLVKLCKPQQDLRADLPSIGVSTILNAKAAGLGGVAVEAGRALILERKATIDAANEAGLFLYGIDRGLPAGGLQ
- the lpxA gene encoding acyl-ACP--UDP-N-acetylglucosamine O-acyltransferase — its product is MSGIAKSATIHPMAVVEDGAVLGEGVSIGPFCFVGHKVVLGDNVQLLNNAVVTGRTTLGKGCKIFPMAVVGGDPQSVHHGGEDTSLTVGENCTIREGVTMNAGTAEFGGETIVGNNNLFLANSHVAHDCRVGNDVIMSNNVMLAGHVVIGDRAILGGGCAVHQFTRIGRQAFIGGLSAVNYDVIPYGMLNGNPGILGGLNVVGMTRAGIERPIIHMVRRAFKAVFEGEGSIRENAAAIRTEFADCAEVMEILDFIAADSDRALSSPHRGNKN
- the lpxB gene encoding lipid-A-disaccharide synthase; the encoded protein is MNTSPLKVAIIAGEVSGDLLGADLVAALRLQTTRPLELVGVGGDGLEAQGLKSLYDFSELSLMGFTQVIAKLPRLIALIGETAKAIITSRPDVLIIVDSPDFTHRVAKRVRKALPGLLIVNYVCPSVWAWKEYRATAMLGYVDHVLAVLPFEPEVMKRLGGPPTTYVGHRLVTDAGLVDARRQRAARPPLDANDTRTIVLLPGSRSSEINHLMPFFRRTVDELSRRNKSMRFVMPTVARREDLVRTLVAEWEIKPEIVVGTAAKWQAFAISDAAMAASGTVILELGLTGVPVISTYSTDFIVKLLHKRIKTWTAALPNLIADYVIVPEQINEMLLPGLLSRWLERLSSATQQRRAMIEGFDLVWQRMQTEIPPGEKAASIVLELLDNKKPAHS
- a CDS encoding ComEC/Rec2 family competence protein, which produces MAELDARERQGHRQAFLGLAERSRATVNAVAKLARMPARTQHAVPLPKRAALAFERWRIVTAGMLAEEAAHGRATLFAPIYIGCGAIVWFELPGNPPVTGIAASFLVLAAVCVLKHNLSPALRHLSFAVALGLLGMLLAECETWRASTIMLDTPVTTTITGQVQRREVDAKGRWRYVLDLLATDAPVVRRPPEQISVLVRGQDVPFELGDVVEGRARLSPPAGPALPGLHDFAFTAYFEGTGANGFFYGTPQLIMASADDTSERTTLQKIDRWLTGLRGSIGDRIRSILPGDTGAFAASLVNDERRAISPETTDALRVSGLAHIIAISGLNMALSAGIFYVGLRHALSLFPGLAQAFPTKKIAAVGALITVTAYYFISGFGVSAERAFIMMAIMLVAVLFDRPSFSLRNVALSAIAILVLSPSQILGPSFQMSYAATIALVSGYSLWKRRPPRERRFAAFRAPMPVRAVSRFFTGIAMTSFIGGASTAIFSIEHFHRLATYGLVANLAAMPVVSFIVMPVGMLAMLMMPFGLDGVFWLITGWGLDIVMVIAKTVAAWGGNVPFARLPAGLFQTIIAGFLLMTVLRTPMRHAGALLIAASVTFAALQPSPQRSELLISEDGELVALFRKGRLERNRERPPDFIYQQWQRALPVSEDTPPQMLPPDNSTPPHSVRGQPLNRMDAEHQATLRLAMETALDSAVDGGFACHGRDWCVAMLETGAMLVTISDAAYLGPACDTADIVITPVRIRLDRCRSGAALYTGASLRKTGSIEVDLSAPQPEVITAFSALDRPWERHRAYDWRKPAFIGTDATSPVSDTGG
- the gltA gene encoding citrate synthase yields the protein MTEQSAKLTWGDKTVDLPVKVGTIGPSVLDIGALYKNTASFTYDPGFTSTASCESKITYIDGDEGVLLHRGYPIEQLAEKGDFLEVCYLLLYGELPTAAQKKDFDDRVVHHTMVHEQMTRFFTGFRRDAHPMAVMCGCVGALSAFYHDSTDITDPHQRMVASLRMIAKMPTLAAMAYKYHIGQPFVYPKNDLDYASNFLRMCFAVPCEEFEVNPVLARAMDRIFILHADHEQNASTSTVRLAGSSGANPFACIAAGIACLWGPAHGGANEAALMMLQEIGTVDRIPEYIARAKDKNDPFRLMGFGHRVYKNYDPRAKIMQKTMYEVLEATGNAGDPLMQVALELEKIALNDPYFIEKKLYPNVDFYSGITLRALGFPTEMFTVLFALARTVGWIAQWNEMIEDPQQRIGRPRQLYTGEPKRDYTSVDGR
- the kdsA gene encoding 3-deoxy-8-phosphooctulonate synthase, translating into MSHSTNSDVVAGEGPGRVTFSNSKRLSLIAGPCQMESRDHAFTIAGKLKELCASLGIGLVYKSSFDKANRTSLSAQRGLGLEAALEIFGDLKKEYGFPVLTDIHTEEQCALVAKTVDVLQIPAFLSRQTDLLVAAAKTGRIINVKKGQFLAPWDMKNVLAKLNDSGNPNILLCERGASFGYNTLVSDMRSLPIMAAMGAPVIFDATHSVQQPGGQGGSSGGQREFVETLARAAVAVGVAGVFIETHEDPDHAPSDGPNMVHLKDMPQLLEKLLAFDAIAKA
- the lexA gene encoding transcriptional repressor LexA — protein: MLTRKQQELLLFIHERMKESGVPPSFDEMKDALDLASKSGIHRLITALEERGFIRRLPNRARAIEVIKLPEAYNPNAQPRRGFSPSVIEGSLGKTPAIAAAPTKPAVEDRSGSVSLPVMGRIAAGVPIAAIQNNTHDIMVPADMVGAGEHYALEVRGDSMIEAGIFDGDTVIIRNASTASPGDIIVALVDDEEATLKRFRRKGASIALEAANPAYETRIFGPDRVKIQGRLVGLIRRYH